From a region of the Qipengyuania spongiae genome:
- the lpdA gene encoding dihydrolipoyl dehydrogenase: MADTQYDVIVLGSGPGGYVAAIRCAQLGLKTAIVERELLGGICLNWGCIPTKALLRSAEILHYAQNAKDYGLKIAGKIEADLEAVVQRSRGVAKQLNQGVTHLMKKNKIAVHMGEGRLTGPTSLTVKSDNGEEKLTAKHVIVATGARARDLPFAKADGKRVWTYRHAMTPGEMPKKLLVIGSGAIGIEFASFYNDMGCEVTVVEMLDRIVPVEDADVSAFLQKSLTKQGMTIMTGAGVEDLKVSDKGVKAKIKDAKGKVTETEFTHCIVAIGIVPNTEDIGLEKHAEMEKGFVQIDDYGRTRSKGLWAIGDCTPGPWLAHKASHEGVTCAEAIAQELGNKEVHPHPLDRANIPGCTYCHPQVASVGLTEAKAKEAGHEVKAGTFPFIGNGKAIALGEAEGFCKTVFDAKTGELLGAHMVGAEVTEMIQGFVVGKTLETTEAELMQTVFPHPTISESMHESVLASYGRALHI; the protein is encoded by the coding sequence ATGGCTGACACCCAATACGACGTCATCGTGCTCGGCTCCGGCCCCGGCGGCTATGTCGCCGCGATCCGCTGCGCCCAGCTCGGTCTCAAGACCGCCATCGTCGAGCGTGAACTGCTCGGCGGCATCTGCCTCAACTGGGGCTGCATCCCGACCAAGGCGCTGCTGCGCTCGGCCGAGATCCTGCACTACGCCCAGAACGCCAAGGATTACGGCCTGAAGATCGCGGGCAAGATCGAGGCGGATCTGGAGGCCGTGGTGCAGCGCAGCCGCGGTGTCGCGAAACAGCTCAATCAGGGCGTCACGCACCTGATGAAGAAGAACAAGATCGCCGTTCATATGGGCGAGGGGCGGCTGACCGGGCCGACCAGCCTGACCGTCAAGTCCGACAACGGCGAGGAGAAGCTCACCGCCAAACACGTCATCGTCGCCACCGGCGCCCGCGCGCGCGACTTGCCCTTCGCCAAGGCGGACGGGAAGCGGGTGTGGACCTATCGCCACGCCATGACCCCGGGCGAGATGCCGAAGAAGCTGCTTGTTATCGGATCGGGCGCGATCGGGATCGAGTTCGCCAGCTTCTACAACGACATGGGCTGCGAGGTGACGGTGGTCGAGATGCTCGATCGCATCGTCCCGGTCGAGGATGCGGACGTCTCCGCCTTCCTCCAGAAGAGCCTGACGAAGCAGGGCATGACCATCATGACCGGCGCCGGGGTCGAGGACTTGAAAGTCTCTGATAAGGGCGTGAAGGCGAAGATCAAGGATGCGAAGGGCAAGGTCACGGAGACCGAGTTCACGCACTGCATCGTCGCCATCGGCATCGTGCCCAACACCGAAGATATCGGTCTCGAGAAGCACGCCGAGATGGAGAAGGGCTTCGTCCAGATCGACGATTACGGCCGCACCAGGTCCAAGGGGCTATGGGCGATCGGCGACTGCACGCCCGGCCCGTGGCTGGCCCACAAGGCGAGCCATGAGGGCGTCACCTGCGCCGAGGCGATCGCGCAGGAGCTGGGGAACAAGGAGGTCCATCCCCACCCGCTCGACCGGGCCAACATACCGGGATGCACCTATTGCCATCCGCAGGTCGCCAGCGTCGGCCTGACCGAAGCCAAGGCGAAGGAAGCCGGGCACGAGGTCAAGGCGGGTACGTTCCCCTTCATCGGCAACGGCAAGGCGATCGCGCTGGGCGAGGCGGAGGGCTTCTGCAAGACCGTGTTCGACGCCAAGACCGGCGAGCTGCTGGGCGCGCATATGGTCGGCGCCGAGGTGACGGAGATGATCCAGGGCTTCGTCGTCGGCAAGACGCTCGAGACAACCGAGGCGGAACTGATGCAGACCGTCTTCCCGCATCCCACGATCAGCGAGAGCATGCACGAGAGCGTGCTTGCGAGCTACGGACGCGCGCTGCATATCTGA
- a CDS encoding universal stress protein — translation MRIYLVVMDETEEAKKALRFASLRARATGAAVHILALVPMQNFNAFAGVQATIEQEARDRAEVMANAAAGNIFAEGGKMPTIAVRPGKPTEVIREYIAGQDNIAALVLGAGTDGGPGPLVNHFVGGAHALPCPVYIVPGSLDQSRLDALASETKDADDST, via the coding sequence TTGCGAATATATCTGGTGGTAATGGACGAGACCGAAGAGGCCAAGAAGGCGCTCCGCTTCGCCTCGCTGCGCGCGCGGGCGACCGGCGCGGCGGTCCACATCCTGGCGCTGGTGCCGATGCAGAACTTCAACGCTTTTGCCGGCGTGCAGGCGACGATCGAACAGGAGGCGCGCGACCGGGCCGAGGTGATGGCCAACGCCGCGGCGGGCAATATCTTCGCCGAGGGTGGCAAGATGCCGACCATCGCAGTGCGTCCGGGCAAGCCGACCGAAGTGATCCGCGAATACATCGCAGGTCAGGACAACATCGCCGCACTGGTGCTGGGCGCAGGCACCGATGGCGGGCCGGGGCCGCTGGTCAACCACTTCGTCGGCGGAGCGCATGCCCTGCCCTGCCCGGTCTATATCGTCCCGGGCAGCCTCGATCAGTCGCGGCTCGATGCGCTCGCCAGCGAAACCAAGGATGCCGACGACAGCACCTGA
- a CDS encoding endonuclease domain-containing protein, protein MGRRGGTRNLLPLAKRMRHQPTETEARLWSVLRAGRMAGAKFKRQEQIGDFIVDFVCFKARLIIEADGSQHLDSEADKARDARLGSQGFRILRFWNNDVLGDTDAVAQAIYTELTINA, encoded by the coding sequence GTGGGAAGGAGAGGGGGCACGCGCAACCTCCTTCCGCTCGCCAAACGTATGCGCCACCAGCCGACCGAAACCGAAGCCCGGTTGTGGTCCGTTCTTCGCGCTGGCCGAATGGCGGGGGCGAAGTTCAAGCGGCAGGAACAGATCGGCGACTTCATCGTCGATTTCGTCTGCTTCAAAGCGCGGCTGATCATCGAGGCGGACGGCTCGCAGCATCTCGACAGCGAAGCGGACAAGGCCCGGGATGCCAGGCTCGGTTCGCAGGGTTTCCGAATCCTGCGCTTCTGGAACAACGATGTTCTGGGCGATACCGACGCCGTTGCCCAAGCCATTTATACGGAACTGACTATAAATGCCTGA
- a CDS encoding acyl-CoA thioesterase, producing the protein MPDRSPLIRATAMPGDLNPYGGVFGGWLMSQMALGAGSLASREGQGKAVVVSATDFAFPGAMRVGDELSVYCDIVETGTTSLTIAAEAIARTRNGEATTQVARGTFKFVLLDEEDRPRPVRIEAQAAQPLPGNDA; encoded by the coding sequence ATGCCTGACCGCTCTCCCCTCATCCGCGCCACCGCCATGCCCGGCGATCTCAACCCCTATGGCGGGGTGTTCGGCGGCTGGCTGATGAGCCAGATGGCGCTCGGCGCCGGATCGCTTGCCAGTCGCGAGGGGCAGGGCAAGGCGGTGGTCGTCTCGGCCACCGATTTCGCCTTTCCCGGCGCGATGCGAGTGGGGGACGAATTGTCGGTCTATTGCGACATCGTAGAGACCGGCACCACCTCGCTCACCATCGCCGCCGAAGCGATCGCCCGCACCCGCAATGGCGAGGCGACGACGCAAGTCGCGCGCGGCACCTTCAAGTTCGTCCTCCTCGACGAGGAGGACCGTCCGCGCCCGGTGCGGATAGAAGCGCAAGCGGCCCAGCCTCTGCCCGGAAACGATGCGTGA
- the proS gene encoding proline--tRNA ligase, with the protein MSNIRHALQTRREDDFAAWYQEVIAAADMAEESGVRGCMVIKPWGFGIWERMQRLLDDRIKATGHDNAYFPLFIPLSNFEREAEHVEGFAKEMAVVTHHRLIAGPEGGLVPDPEAKLEEPLVVRPTSETIIGDAMARWVQSWRDLPLKLNQWANVVRWEMRTRMFLRTSEFLWQEGHTAHADAAEAKEHTLTMLEVYRAFADEDLSLAVVAGEKPENERFPGAVETWSIEAMMQDGKALQAGTSHYLGTNFAEASGIKYQSREGAESLAHTTSWGVSTRMVGGVIMTHGDDDGLRVPPRIAPWQVVILPMLREKPEDEALIEYCEGLRATLAAQTALGEPVRVLLDTKPGKAAAKRWDWVRKGAPVIVEVGGRDMENGVVSLLRRDALWDEATGKPDFATPTREIAGQTIPDILSDIQAGLLTAARERRDANITRGVSDFAEVEAHFSDVRYPGWVEVQWSKPTGAALDQVVERLKALKLTIRNVPMDAAPVDGPCIFTGDPAVERVLLAKAY; encoded by the coding sequence ATGTCCAATATCCGTCACGCTCTCCAGACCCGGCGCGAAGACGATTTCGCCGCCTGGTATCAGGAAGTCATCGCCGCTGCCGACATGGCCGAGGAATCGGGCGTGCGCGGATGCATGGTCATCAAGCCGTGGGGCTTCGGCATCTGGGAGCGGATGCAGCGCCTGCTCGACGACCGGATCAAGGCCACTGGCCACGACAATGCCTATTTCCCGCTGTTCATTCCGCTCTCCAATTTCGAGCGAGAGGCCGAGCATGTCGAAGGCTTCGCCAAGGAAATGGCGGTGGTCACCCATCACCGTCTGATCGCCGGGCCCGAAGGCGGGCTGGTGCCCGATCCCGAGGCGAAGCTGGAAGAGCCACTGGTCGTGCGGCCCACGTCCGAGACGATCATCGGGGACGCCATGGCGCGCTGGGTCCAGAGCTGGCGCGATCTGCCGCTCAAGCTCAACCAGTGGGCCAATGTCGTGCGCTGGGAAATGCGCACCCGGATGTTCCTGCGCACCAGCGAGTTCCTCTGGCAGGAGGGCCACACCGCCCATGCCGACGCCGCCGAGGCGAAGGAGCACACGCTGACCATGCTCGAGGTCTATCGCGCCTTTGCCGACGAGGATCTCTCGCTAGCAGTGGTCGCGGGCGAGAAGCCGGAGAACGAGCGTTTCCCGGGCGCGGTCGAAACCTGGTCGATCGAGGCGATGATGCAGGACGGCAAGGCGCTCCAAGCCGGCACCAGCCACTATCTCGGAACCAATTTCGCCGAAGCAAGCGGGATCAAGTATCAGAGCCGCGAGGGGGCCGAGAGCCTCGCGCACACCACCAGCTGGGGTGTCTCCACCCGCATGGTCGGCGGCGTCATCATGACCCATGGCGACGATGACGGGCTGCGCGTGCCGCCGCGCATCGCCCCGTGGCAAGTCGTCATCCTCCCGATGCTGCGAGAGAAGCCCGAGGACGAGGCGCTGATCGAATATTGCGAGGGCCTCCGCGCGACGCTCGCCGCGCAGACCGCGCTCGGCGAGCCGGTCCGCGTGCTGCTCGACACCAAGCCCGGCAAGGCGGCGGCCAAGCGCTGGGACTGGGTCCGCAAGGGCGCGCCGGTGATCGTCGAGGTCGGCGGACGCGACATGGAGAACGGCGTCGTCAGCCTGCTGCGCCGCGACGCCTTGTGGGACGAGGCGACCGGCAAGCCCGACTTCGCCACGCCGACGCGCGAGATCGCCGGGCAGACCATCCCCGATATCCTCTCCGACATCCAGGCGGGCCTTCTGACCGCCGCGCGCGAGCGGCGCGATGCCAATATCACCCGCGGCGTCAGCGATTTCGCCGAGGTCGAGGCGCATTTCTCCGATGTGCGCTATCCGGGCTGGGTCGAGGTGCAGTGGTCGAAGCCGACCGGCGCCGCGCTCGATCAGGTGGTCGAGCGGCTGAAGGCGTTGAAGCTCACCATCCGCAACGTGCCGATGGATGCAGCGCCGGTCGACGGGCCCTGCATCTTCACCGGCGATCCCGCGGTGGAGCGCGTGCTGCTCGCGAAAGCCTACTGA
- the rnr gene encoding ribonuclease R, giving the protein MQDKKTKPKRPSKKTFQGLPSKEQILEFIQTADGPAGKREIGKAFGLKGQEKIALKKRLKDMAEEGLIDGKRTAYHRMGGVPKVTVLKVVAIEDGEVYAEPENWAPDAGEKPPRLLVMESKKMAALKRGDRFLARNEETERGWRATPMKKLPARTEGLMGVVEFDGSGKPWLAPVDKRVRNSSPISDVGEAKEGELVLAERSGKSPRSGVKVIEVIGDPLAPKAFSLIAIAKHGIPHIFPDEALAEARRAAELPLSEDDREDLRDVPIVAIDPADARDHDDAIWAEPDGKGGYKAIVAIADVSFYVRPGGALDREARKRGNSVYFPDRVVPMLPEILSADVCSLVEGADRAAMACHMTISSEGKITDWRFTRATVRLASNVAYEDAQARIDDGTAPDHLKHLWGAWKLLHAAREARDPLDLDLPERQVRLNDDGVIEEIAVRERLDAHRVVEDFMIAANVAAAKALEAKKAPVVYRVHETPSREKLLAFKEYLASQGRNFAMGQVITPGLFNRLIKDVSDPAEKALIMEAVLRSQTQAYYGPANAGHFGLALGSYAHFTSPIRRYADLLVHRALVDAYKLEQPKSKLDLPEGTGLSDRDRSTLGNITDAISQTERRAMEAERDTIDRYVAAWLSGRVGETFDTRITGVQGFGFFATIDKLGGDGLVPVSTLGREYFHYDEAAQKLVGEKSGTEYAVGDRLKLKLAEANALTGALKFEVPDSDGAPIEKRGERTSPRKRTHQKGSGKGPAKGVKKGNGAPRQKHEQNKRGRPGNIRHQGRKKK; this is encoded by the coding sequence ATGCAAGACAAGAAAACAAAGCCGAAGCGGCCCTCGAAAAAAACGTTTCAGGGCCTGCCTTCGAAGGAACAGATACTCGAATTCATCCAGACCGCCGATGGCCCCGCGGGCAAGCGGGAGATCGGCAAGGCGTTCGGCCTCAAGGGCCAGGAAAAGATCGCGCTGAAAAAGCGCCTCAAGGACATGGCCGAGGAAGGCCTGATAGACGGCAAGCGCACCGCCTACCACCGGATGGGCGGGGTGCCCAAGGTAACCGTGCTCAAGGTCGTCGCGATCGAGGATGGCGAGGTCTATGCCGAGCCCGAGAACTGGGCGCCGGATGCGGGCGAGAAACCACCCCGCCTGCTGGTGATGGAATCGAAGAAGATGGCGGCGCTGAAGCGCGGCGACCGCTTCCTCGCCCGCAACGAGGAGACCGAGCGGGGCTGGCGCGCGACACCGATGAAGAAGCTGCCCGCCCGGACCGAGGGGCTGATGGGCGTCGTCGAGTTCGACGGCAGTGGCAAGCCTTGGCTCGCCCCGGTCGACAAGCGGGTGCGCAATTCCTCGCCCATCTCCGATGTCGGCGAGGCGAAGGAAGGCGAACTCGTCCTCGCCGAACGCAGCGGCAAGTCGCCGCGCTCCGGCGTGAAGGTCATCGAGGTGATCGGCGATCCGCTGGCGCCCAAGGCTTTCAGCCTGATCGCCATCGCCAAGCACGGCATCCCGCACATCTTCCCCGACGAAGCCCTCGCCGAAGCCCGCCGCGCCGCCGAACTGCCCCTGAGCGAGGACGACCGCGAGGATCTGCGCGATGTTCCCATCGTCGCCATCGACCCGGCGGACGCCCGCGACCACGACGATGCGATCTGGGCCGAGCCCGACGGGAAGGGCGGCTACAAGGCAATCGTCGCCATCGCCGATGTCAGTTTCTACGTCCGCCCCGGCGGCGCACTCGACCGCGAGGCGAGGAAGCGCGGCAACTCCGTCTATTTCCCCGACCGTGTCGTGCCGATGCTGCCCGAAATCCTGAGCGCCGATGTCTGCTCACTGGTCGAAGGGGCGGATCGCGCCGCAATGGCGTGCCACATGACGATCTCGTCCGAGGGCAAGATCACCGACTGGCGCTTCACCCGCGCAACCGTGCGGCTCGCCTCGAACGTGGCCTATGAGGACGCGCAGGCCCGGATCGACGACGGGACCGCGCCCGATCACCTCAAGCATCTCTGGGGTGCGTGGAAGCTGCTCCACGCCGCGCGGGAGGCGCGCGATCCGCTTGATCTCGACCTGCCCGAGCGGCAGGTGCGCCTCAACGACGATGGCGTGATCGAGGAAATCGCCGTGCGCGAGCGGCTCGACGCGCATCGCGTGGTCGAGGATTTCATGATCGCCGCCAATGTCGCCGCGGCCAAGGCGCTCGAGGCGAAGAAGGCGCCCGTCGTCTATCGCGTCCACGAGACGCCAAGCCGCGAGAAGCTGCTGGCTTTCAAGGAATATCTCGCCAGCCAGGGTCGCAACTTCGCCATGGGCCAGGTCATCACGCCGGGCCTGTTCAACCGCCTGATCAAGGATGTCTCCGACCCGGCCGAGAAGGCGCTGATCATGGAAGCGGTGCTGCGCAGCCAGACGCAGGCCTATTACGGCCCCGCCAATGCGGGGCATTTCGGCCTGGCGCTTGGCAGCTACGCGCATTTCACCTCGCCCATCCGCCGCTATGCCGACCTGCTGGTGCATCGCGCGCTGGTCGATGCCTACAAGCTCGAACAGCCGAAATCGAAGCTCGACCTGCCCGAAGGAACGGGCCTCTCCGACCGCGACCGCTCGACGCTCGGCAACATCACCGACGCGATCAGCCAGACCGAACGCCGCGCGATGGAAGCGGAGCGGGACACGATCGACCGCTACGTCGCCGCCTGGCTGTCGGGCCGCGTCGGCGAGACCTTCGACACCCGGATCACCGGCGTGCAGGGCTTCGGCTTCTTCGCCACGATCGACAAGCTGGGCGGCGACGGTCTCGTGCCGGTCAGCACGCTCGGCCGCGAATATTTCCATTACGACGAGGCGGCGCAGAAACTCGTAGGCGAAAAGAGCGGCACCGAGTACGCCGTGGGCGACCGACTGAAGCTGAAGCTTGCCGAAGCCAACGCCCTTACCGGCGCGCTCAAGTTCGAGGTGCCCGACAGCGACGGTGCTCCGATCGAGAAGCGCGGCGAGCGGACTTCGCCGCGCAAGCGCACCCATCAGAAGGGCTCGGGCAAAGGACCTGCGAAGGGCGTCAAGAAAGGCAACGGCGCGCCGCGGCAGAAACACGAACAGAACAAGCGCGGCCGCCCCGGCAACATCCGCCATCAGGGGCGCAAGAAGAAGTGA
- a CDS encoding pyruvate dehydrogenase complex dihydrolipoamide acetyltransferase yields the protein MPTPIKMPALSPTMEEGTLAKWLVKVGDTVSSGDIMAEIETDKATMEFEAVDEGTIASIEVEEGAEGVKVGTVIAILAEEGEDVEEAAKSASAGEDAHDNDADAEPSEPEAKAEKRAEPAKAQPRQKAEPARTPVSADTKAGPAPKDESGERIVASPLARRIAEQNGIDLADVKGSGPNGRIVKADVEGAGSAKPAAKSAKAQDATGEMAEPRKPSKTPAETEYGAPYEEEKLSNVRKVIARRLTESKQQVPHYYLSVDIRLDAMLDLRKQLNAGLEADGVKLSVNDLLIKALARALMRVPQCNVSYQGDTIHRYSRADVSVAVAAPTGLITPIVTEADTRGLASISKTMKDLVDKARDGKLQPHEYQGGTASLSNLGMFGIKQFDAVINPPQAMIMAVGAGEQRPHVVDGALQVATVMTASGSFDHRAIDGADGAQLMEAFKQLCENPMGLVV from the coding sequence ATGCCCACCCCCATCAAAATGCCCGCCCTGTCCCCCACGATGGAGGAGGGCACGCTGGCCAAATGGCTGGTGAAGGTCGGCGACACGGTCAGTTCGGGCGACATCATGGCCGAGATCGAGACCGACAAGGCCACGATGGAGTTCGAAGCGGTCGACGAAGGCACCATCGCCTCGATCGAGGTGGAGGAAGGGGCCGAGGGCGTGAAGGTGGGCACCGTCATCGCCATTCTCGCGGAAGAGGGCGAGGATGTGGAAGAAGCGGCGAAATCCGCGTCTGCCGGTGAGGATGCCCACGATAACGACGCCGATGCGGAGCCGTCCGAACCCGAAGCGAAAGCGGAAAAGCGCGCCGAACCGGCCAAGGCCCAGCCGCGCCAGAAGGCCGAGCCCGCCCGCACGCCGGTCTCCGCCGACACCAAGGCTGGCCCCGCGCCCAAGGACGAGAGCGGCGAGCGGATCGTCGCGTCTCCGCTCGCCCGCCGCATCGCCGAGCAGAACGGGATCGACCTCGCCGATGTGAAGGGTAGCGGCCCCAACGGCCGGATCGTGAAGGCCGACGTGGAAGGCGCCGGAAGCGCGAAGCCCGCGGCCAAGTCTGCGAAGGCGCAGGACGCGACCGGCGAAATGGCCGAGCCGCGCAAGCCCTCGAAAACGCCGGCGGAAACCGAATACGGCGCGCCTTACGAGGAAGAAAAGCTCTCCAACGTCCGCAAGGTCATCGCGCGCCGCCTCACCGAGAGCAAGCAGCAGGTTCCGCACTATTATCTCTCGGTCGATATCCGCCTCGACGCGATGCTCGACCTTAGAAAACAGCTCAACGCCGGGCTGGAGGCGGACGGGGTCAAGCTCAGCGTCAACGACCTGCTGATCAAGGCGCTCGCCCGCGCGCTGATGCGCGTGCCGCAATGCAATGTCAGCTATCAGGGCGACACGATCCATCGCTACAGCCGTGCCGATGTGTCGGTGGCGGTCGCCGCGCCCACCGGTCTGATCACGCCGATCGTGACCGAAGCCGATACGCGCGGTCTTGCCTCGATCAGCAAGACGATGAAGGATCTCGTGGACAAGGCCCGTGACGGCAAGCTGCAACCGCATGAATATCAGGGCGGTACGGCCAGCCTCTCCAATCTCGGCATGTTCGGCATCAAGCAGTTCGATGCGGTCATCAATCCCCCGCAGGCCATGATCATGGCCGTCGGTGCGGGCGAGCAGCGCCCCCATGTGGTCGACGGTGCGTTGCAGGTCGCCACGGTGATGACCGCCAGCGGCAGCTTCGACCACCGCGCGATCGACGGCGCCGACGGCGCGCAGTTGATGGAAGCGTTCAAGCAGCTGTGCGAGAACCCGATGGGGCTGGTGGTTTGA